A single window of Nicotiana sylvestris chromosome 3, ASM39365v2, whole genome shotgun sequence DNA harbors:
- the LOC104226359 gene encoding malate synthase, glyoxysomal, which translates to MVSFETFLQPNNFVLKKTSGMMGYDVPEGVGIRGRYDPEFSKILTRDALQFVADLQREFRSHIKYAMECRKEAKMRYNNGGLPGFDPATKYIREGEWMCAPVPQAVADRRVEITGPVERKMIINALNSGAKVFMADFEDALSPSWENLMRGQVNLRDAVNGTISFHDQARNRVYKLNDQTAKLFVRPRGWHLPEAHIFIDGEPATGCLVDFGLYFFHNFANFRKTQGQGFGPFFYLPKMENSREARIWNNVFEKAEKWAGIEKGSIRATVLIETLPAVFQMNEILYELRDHSVGLNCGRWDYIFSYVKTFQAHPDRLLPDRVLVGMSQHFMRSYSDLLIHTCHKHGVHAMGGMAAQIPIRDDPAANEAALELVRKDKLREVKAGHDGTWAAHPGLIPACMEVFTNNMSNAPNLIHSMKRHDASVLTEEDLLQRPRGVRTMEGLRLNTRVGIQYLAAWLTGAGSVPLYNLMEDAATAEISRVQNWQWLKYGAELDGDGLGVKVNLDLFGRVVEEEMARIEREVGKEKFKKGMYKEACKLFTRQCTAPILDDFLTLDAYNNIVMHHPIASSRL; encoded by the exons ATGGTTAGCTTTGAGACATTTCTTCAACCCAATAACTTTGTTCTAAAAAAGACTAGTGGAATGATGGGTTATGATGTACCTGAAGGAGTGGGCATTAGAGGAAGATATGATCCTGAATTTTCCAAGATTTTAACTAGGGATGCTTTGCAATTTGTAGCTGATTTACAGAGGGAATTCAGGAGCCATATTAAGTATGCTATGGAGTGCAGAAAAGAGGCCAAAATGAGATATAATAATGGAGGATTGCCAGGTTTTGATCCAGCGACTAAATATATTAGGGAAGGAGAGTGGATGTGTGCTCCTGTGCCACAGGCTGTGGCTGATCGAAGGGTGGAGATAACTGGACCTGTTGAGAGGAAAATGATTATAAATGCCCTTAATTCTGGTGCCAAAGTTTTCATG GCAGATTTTGAAGATGCACTGTCTCCAAGTTGGGAGAATCTAATGAGAGGCCAAGTAAATTTGAGAGATGCAGTGAATGGAACAATATCATTCCATGATCAAGCCAGAAACAGAGTTTATAAACTGAATGATCAGACGGCTAAGCTATTCGTGCGCCCAAGAGGCTGGCATTTGCCTGAAGCTCACATCTTCATTGATGGTGAACCTGCTACTGGTTGCCTTGTCGACTTCGGCCTCTACTTTTTCCACAACTTTGCCAACTTCCGCAAGACGCAAGGACAAGGATTTGGACCCTTTTTCTATCTTCCCAAAATGGAAAATTCTAG GGAAGCAAGAATATGGAACAATGTGTTTGAGAAGGCAGAGAAATGGGCTGGAATTGAGAAAGGAAGCATTAGGGCAACTGTCCTGATTGAAACTCTTCCGGCTGTGTTTCAGATGAATGAAATATTGTATGAACTGAGGGACCATTCTGTTGGCCTCAACTGTGGTAGATGGGATTACATTTTCAGCTACGTCAAGACTTTCCAGGCTCACCCCGATCGCCTGCTCCCTGATAGAGTTCTTGTTGGCATGTCTCAACACTTTATGAGAAGTTACTCTGACTTGCTCATCCACACCTGTCATAAACATGGCGTCCATGCTATGGGAGGCATG GCAGCTCAGATTCCAATCAGAGATGATCCAGCAGCAAATGAGGCAGCATTGGAACTAGTAAGGAAAGATAAGCTAAGAGAAGTGAAGGCAGGGCATGATGGAACATGGGCAGCTCATCCTGGCCTAATTCCCGCTTGCATGGAAGTATTCACTAACAACATGTCCAATGCACCTAACCTAATCCACTCCATGAAGCGCCACGATGCATCAGTCCTAACTGAAGAAGACTTGCTGCAGAGGCCGAGAGGTGTCCGAACGATGGAGGGTCTCCGGCTGAACACCCGAGTGGGAATTCAGTACTTAGCAGCCTGGTTAACAGGAGCTGGCTCTGTCCCTCTTTACAACCTGATGGAAGATGCTGCCACAGCTGAGATTAGCAGAGTCCAAAACTGGCAGTGGTTGAAATATGGAGCGGAATTGGACGGAGATGGCCTCGGTGTGAAGGTGAATTTGGACCTATTTGGAAGAGTGGTTGAAGAAGAAATGGCTAGGATTGAGAGAGAAGTTGGAAAAGAGAAATTCAAGAAGGGAATGTACAAAGAGGCTTGCAAGTTATTCACAAGGCAATGTACTGCACCAATCTTGGATGATTTTCTGACTCTTGATGCCTACAATAACATTGTCATGCATCATCCTATTGCATCTTCCCGCCTCTAA